The Streptomyces capitiformicae genome contains the following window.
AGTGCTGGGTTCACAAAACGGCCAATGTGGTCAATGCCCTGCCGAAGTCGGCCCAGCCAGGTGCCCGCAAGGTCCTGCAGGACATCTACAACGCCGAGGACCGCGAGCACGCGCTCAAGGCGGTCACCGTCTTCGAGCATGCCTGCGGCGCGAAGTGACCCAAAGCGGTGAAGAAGATCATCGACGACGTCGAGGAACTGTTGGCGTTCTACGACTTCCCGGCCGAGCACTGGATTCACCTGCGCACGACAAACCCGATCGAGTCGACGTTCGCGACGGTCCGGCTGCGAACGAAGGTCATCCGGGGGGCCGGCAGCGCGGCCGCGGCCCTCGCGATGGTCTTCAAGCTCGTCGAGTCCGCCCAGGCCCGCTGGCGGGCCGTGAACGCACCCCACCTCGTCGCCCTCGTCCGGGCCGGAGCCCGCTTCGAACGCGGCCACCTCATCGAACGCCCCGAGGCTCACGCAGCCTGAACAACCTCAACTGATCCACCGGTCTTGACTATTACTCCCGATCTGATCAATCTGCGGCCTGATCGAAGGCGAGGAGGCGCATGCTGTCGGCGCCGGCGGTGGTGAGGGAACTCAGCGGAGTTCTGGAAAACTCACGGGATGTCGCACTGAGGCGCTTGAGTCTCCAGCGGCTGGAGGGTCCAGGATCTCGCCCATGGACGACGAACACCCCGACGTGCTCACCATCGGCCAGCTCGCGCACCGCACCGGACTTCCGGTGCGTACCCTGCGCTTCTGGGCGGACGAGGGAGCGGTGCCGCCCGTGGCCCGCTCCGCGAGCGGCTACCGCCTGTACGACGCCGAGTCCGTGGCCCGCGTCGAGCTGGTCCGTACCCTGCGGGAGCTGGGCCTCGGGCTCGACGACGTGTGCCGGGTGCTGAGCGGTCGGACCACGGTCGCCGAGGCCGCCAACGCACACGTGGCCGCGCTCGACGCGCAGATCCGCTCGCTCAAGGTGAGCCGGGCCGTCCTGTCCACCGTGGCGAAACGTGGTTCCACCGCTGAGGAGACAGCACTGATGAACCGGTTGGCGCGGCTTTCCGCCGCCGAACGCAAGCAGATCATCGACGAGTTCAAGGAGGAGGTGTTCGGCGGTCTCGACGTCGACCCGGACGTGCGCGACCGCATGCGCACCTTCAGTATCGAATTGCCCGACGATCCCACACCTGAGCAGGTCGACGCCTGGATCGAACTGGCCGAACTGGTGCGTGACCCCGTCTTTCGCGCCCGATTGCGCACGTGGATGGAGCTCAACACGCCCGTACCGGGGCAGGGCCGTCTCCCCGGGGCGTCCATCTGGTGGGCCA
Protein-coding sequences here:
- a CDS encoding helix-turn-helix domain-containing protein, with the protein product MDDEHPDVLTIGQLAHRTGLPVRTLRFWADEGAVPPVARSASGYRLYDAESVARVELVRTLRELGLGLDDVCRVLSGRTTVAEAANAHVAALDAQIRSLKVSRAVLSTVAKRGSTAEETALMNRLARLSAAERKQIIDEFKEEVFGGLDVDPDVRDRMRTFSIELPDDPTPEQVDAWIELAELVRDPVFRARLRTWMELNTPVPGQGRLPGASIWWARQVVQTVAEVRKRGVAPEGPEAAEMLSELFGDADRAAVLRSLEAGIEAEAERYRRLVARVRGQHSAPDATEELEWLARALCAADQA